The following are encoded in a window of Ranitomeya variabilis isolate aRanVar5 chromosome 8, aRanVar5.hap1, whole genome shotgun sequence genomic DNA:
- the LOC143787966 gene encoding ubiquitin carboxyl-terminal hydrolase 4-like, protein MLYSLVLERIRRYVKAPLPEEYSCPSSNSTSCNGSNGIYDDEEMDHQEEHEEGDESPEESNGQSDDSVEEENSEGCSPCSEMPKKAQDVRKRLFCFSLVNSYATSDVGSMPAEGAFLKLTSYSTVAIDWDAEMKKLYYDDQEAEAFDKHESMLQPQKKKMTVALRDCIQLFTKTEVLGEHDPWYCPNCRKHQRATKKFDLWSLPKILVVHLKRFSYNRYWRDKLDAVVEFPIRNLNMSEFVCDPTAGPYVYDLVAVSNHYGGMGGGHYTAYAKNQEKQQWYYFDDSSVSPASEDQIVTKAAYVLFYQRQDGGSFKVSSPAVTLRSPPAEDDLGEQDRQQDLDCMDTN, encoded by the exons ATGCTGTACAGCCTGGTCCTGGAGAGGATCCG GCGCTACGTGAAGGCCCCGTTACCGGAGGAATATTCCTGTCCTTCCAGCAACTCCACTTCCTGCAATGGCTCAAACGGGATCTATGATG ATGAGGAGATGGATCATCAGGAGGAACATGAAGAGGGGGATGAGTCCCCGGAGGAGTCTAACGGTCAGTCAGACGACAGCGTGGAGGAGGAGAACTCTGAGGGTTGTAGTCCCTGCAGTGAAATGCCAAAGAAAGCCCAGGATGTCCGCAAGAGGCTCTTCTGCTTCAGCCTGGTCAACTCCTACGCCACGTCCGATGTGGGCAGCATGCCGGCCGAGGGCGCCTTCCTGAAACTCACCT CCTATTCCACTGTGGCGATAGACTGGGACGCAGAGATGAAGAAGCTGTATTACGATGACCAGGAGGCGGAG GCCTTCGACAAGCACGAGTCCATGCTGCAGCCACAGAAGAAGAAGATGACGGTGGCTCTGAGAGACTGCATCCAGCTCTTCACCAAGACCGAGGTGCTGGGAGAACACGACCCCTG GTATTGCCCAAACTGCCGGAAGCACCAGCGGGCCACCAAGAAGTTTGACCTCTGGTCTTTGCCAAAAATCCTTGTTGTGCATTTAAAGCGTTTCTCGTATAACCGCTACTGGAGGGACAAGCTGGACGCGGTGGTGGAGTTTCCCATCAG AAACCTTAACATGTCGGAGTTTGTGTGTGACCCAACGGCCGGGCCCTACGTGTACGATCTTGTGGCAGTTTCCAATCACTATGGCGGCATGGGTGGTGGCCATT ACACCGCGTACGCCAAGAATCAGGAGAAGCAGCAGTGGTATTATTTCGATGACAGCAGCGTTTCCCCAGCGTCTGAAGATCAGATTGTG ACTAAAGCGGCCTATGTGCTGTTCtaccagagacaagatggcggcagCTTTAAGGTCTCCTCGCCTGCAGTGACTCTCCGCTCTCCCCCGGCTGAGGATGACCTCGGGGAACAGGACAGACAGCAGGACTTGGACTGTATGGACACCAACTAA